The Gopherus evgoodei ecotype Sinaloan lineage unplaced genomic scaffold, rGopEvg1_v1.p scaffold_34_arrow_ctg1, whole genome shotgun sequence genome window below encodes:
- the LOC115641393 gene encoding transmembrane protein 87A-like: MFNGSSISLHVVPKECSPGVTLNVTWYLRSSHCHNEVYMNEKRAETYLTNYKTELEPKSSGQYILHSYKPFNCSHAVPLELNVESFELPTRLDRLTDLQQETGVQRRGTADAQPKDATKDAAGKPKSSAVKLAGPPDKNPEAAGKPSETQGEKRGPGEADGTKKLKAGRQGKSELYAVAETWEDGPYVFILKIEGQSKDPKAASNWELTIDVRMKHPHYQYISASEWPLMAFYMAMCIVYVFYGVLWLGLLACYWRDILRIQFWIGGVILLGMLEKAVFYAEFQSIQSQGVSVQGAVIFAEVLCAVKRMLARVLVIIASLGYGIVKPRLGALLNRVVGVGLMYLLFSIIEGVLRVKSAQDDLVLLAAIPLAMLDSALCWWILISLVQTMKLLKLRRNTVKLSLYRHFTNTLIFAVIASVIFIIWTTKTFRLTKCQSDWRELWIDDAFWRFLFSIILLVIMFLWRPSANNQRYAFVPLVDEGSEEEDEEEEHMVNEAFEGMKMRSAKNEVNGILKGSRVDEDLKWVEENIPSSMADVVLPPLLDSDEEIVTTKFEMSKME, from the exons ATGTTCAACGGTTCCTCAATCTCTCTCCACG TGGTGCCGAAGGAGTGCTCCCCGGGGGTGACCCTGAACGTGACCTGGTACCTGCGGAGCTCTCATTGTCACAACGAAGTCTACATGAAC gAGAAGAGAGCAGAGACTTACCTGACAAATTACAAGACCGAGCTGGAGCCGAAGAGCTCTGGCCAGTACATTCTACACTCGTATAAACCCTTCAACTGTAGCCACGCGGTCCCCCTGGAG CTGAATGTAGAGAGTTTTGAGCTGCCTACCCGGCTGGATCGCCTCACGGACTTGCAG CAGGAGACCGGGGTCCAGCGGCGCGGGACCGCAGATGCGCAGCCCAAGGATGCCACCAAGGATGCCGCAGGGAAGCCGAAGTCGTCTGCTGTTAAATTGGCTGGTCCGCCTGACAAAAATCCAGAAGCGGCAGGGAAGCCGAGCGAGACCCAGGGAGAGAAACGGGGCCCAGGAGAGGCAGACGGAACCAAGAAATTAAAAGCAGGGAGGCAGGGCAAATCAGAG CTGTATGCCGTAGCCGAGACCTGGGAGGATGGGCCCTACGTGTTCATCCTGAAAATTGAGGGGCAGAGCAAGGACCCAAAAGCTGCCTCGAACTGGGAGCTCACAA TTGACGTCCGGATGAAGCACCCTCACTACCAGTACATCTCCGCCTCCGAGTGGCCCCTCATGGCG TTCTACATGGCCATGTGCATCGTATACGTGTTCTACGGGGTGCTGTggctggggctgctggcctgctacTGGCGGGACATCCTGCGCATCCAGTTCTGGATCGGGGGGGtcatcctgctgggcatgctGGAGAAGGCCGTCTTCTACGCCGAGTTCCAGAGCATCCAGAGCCAGGGGGTGTCTG TCCAAGGGGCCGTGATCTTCGCTGAAGTGCTGTGCGCCGTGAAGCGTATGCTGGCCCGTGTGCTGGTCATTATCGCCAGCCTGGGTTACGGCATTGTCAA GCCGCGGCTGGGTGCCCTGCTGAACcgggtagtgggcgtggggctgATGTACCTGCTCTTCTCCATCATTGAGGGCGTCCTGCGGGTGAAATCG GCTCAGGATGACCTGGTGCTGCTGGCTGCCATCCCTTTGGCTATGCTTGACTCTGCCCTCTGCTGGTGG ATCCTCATCAGCCTGGTACAGACCATGAAGCTCTTGAAGCTACGGCGCAACACGGTGAAGCTGTCCCTGTACCGCCACTTCACCAACACCCTCATCTTCGCCGTGATCG CATCcgtcatcttcatcatctggaccacCAAGACCTTCCGGCTCACCAAGTGCCAGTCG GACTGGCGAGAACTGTGGATCGACGACGCCTTCTGGAGGTTCCTCTTCTCCATCATCCTGCTGGTGATCATGTTCCTGTGGAGGCCCTCGGCCAACAACCAAAG ATACGCGTTTGTGCCGCTGGTGGATGAAGGGAGCGAGGAAGAGGACGAGGAAGAGGAACATATGGTGAACGAGGCCTTTG AAGGGATGAAGATGAGGAGTGCAAAAAATGAAGTCAACGGGATCCTGAAAGGCAGCAGAGTG GATGAAGATTTGAAATGGGTGGAGGAAAACATCCCTTCGTCTATGGCCGACGT GGTGCTACCCCCTCTGCTGGACTCCGATGAG GAAATAGTGACCACGAAATTTGAAATGTCCAAGATGGAGTGA